From Caulobacter segnis, a single genomic window includes:
- a CDS encoding CocE/NonD family hydrolase, protein MVATSPITRRAFGGAAAFLGLFGSAGALAAPAPEQPFDMVLDSNVGVKTRDGVRLATDIYRPARNGKAVAGRFPVIMERTPYGRNVASFRDITAAEKTPRFRADVARIYVSQGYVVIFQDCRGRYDSEGEFIKYLSEGADGYDTCAWIVRQPWSDGRIGTMGLSYAAHTQMALGCLNAPGLKAMFLDCGGFSNAYQGGIRQGGAFELKQVTWAYNLGLESQAAQNDPRLLAALKTVDLKAWFASMPWKRGHTPISLQPDYEAYVYEQWEHGNFDGFWKQAGIYAEGYYPTFPKVDMVHMSGWYDPYSRTATDNFVGLNKAGRAQRLILGPWTHGARSTTHSGDVEFGPTSTIDADGGGDFFSQRLKWYDRHLKGLPAKAAEPAVRLFVMGGGDGRKTAEGRLNHGGVWRSEASWPIPDRRETAFYLGADGGLRTDKPSADIAPLSYDFDPSDPVPTIGGAVTSGEPLMRGGGFDQRETEDVYGAREPFLPLEARPDVLVFQTEPLKEDVEVTGAITAELWISSDAVDTDFVVKLIDLYPPSEDYPAGYALNLTDGILRCRYRDSWEKPEMMTPGQVYRIKVEAFPTSNLFKKGHRIRLDVSSSNFPKFDVNPNTGAPEGVGLTRKVARNTVHVDATRPSHVVLPIIPRRA, encoded by the coding sequence ATGGTGGCGACCTCGCCGATCACCCGCCGCGCCTTTGGAGGCGCGGCGGCCTTCCTCGGGCTGTTCGGCTCGGCCGGCGCGCTGGCTGCGCCGGCGCCCGAACAACCCTTCGATATGGTTCTGGACAGCAATGTCGGCGTGAAGACGCGCGATGGCGTGCGGCTGGCCACCGACATCTACCGGCCCGCCCGCAACGGCAAGGCCGTGGCCGGCCGCTTTCCCGTGATCATGGAGCGCACGCCCTATGGCCGGAATGTCGCCAGCTTCCGCGACATCACCGCGGCCGAGAAGACGCCCCGGTTCCGCGCCGACGTGGCCCGGATCTATGTATCGCAGGGCTATGTGGTGATCTTCCAGGACTGCCGCGGGCGCTACGACTCCGAAGGCGAGTTCATCAAGTATCTGAGCGAGGGCGCGGACGGCTACGACACCTGCGCCTGGATCGTCCGCCAGCCTTGGAGCGACGGCAGGATTGGGACGATGGGCCTGTCCTACGCCGCCCACACCCAGATGGCGCTGGGCTGCCTCAATGCGCCCGGCCTGAAAGCGATGTTCTTGGACTGCGGCGGCTTCTCCAACGCCTATCAGGGCGGCATTCGTCAGGGCGGGGCGTTCGAGCTGAAGCAGGTGACGTGGGCCTATAACCTCGGCCTGGAGAGCCAAGCGGCGCAGAACGACCCGCGCCTGCTGGCGGCGCTGAAGACAGTCGACCTCAAGGCCTGGTTCGCCAGCATGCCTTGGAAGCGCGGACACACGCCGATCAGCCTGCAGCCCGACTATGAGGCCTATGTCTACGAGCAGTGGGAGCATGGGAACTTCGACGGCTTCTGGAAGCAGGCCGGCATCTATGCCGAGGGCTACTACCCGACCTTCCCGAAGGTTGACATGGTCCACATGTCGGGCTGGTACGACCCGTATTCGCGCACGGCCACCGACAACTTCGTGGGCCTGAACAAGGCCGGTCGCGCCCAGCGGCTGATCCTTGGCCCCTGGACCCATGGCGCGCGCTCCACCACGCACTCGGGTGACGTCGAGTTCGGCCCGACCTCAACCATCGATGCCGACGGCGGCGGCGATTTCTTTAGCCAGCGCCTGAAATGGTACGACCGCCACCTGAAGGGCCTGCCGGCCAAGGCGGCCGAGCCGGCCGTGCGTCTGTTCGTCATGGGCGGCGGTGACGGCCGCAAGACCGCCGAGGGCCGGTTGAACCACGGTGGCGTCTGGCGCAGCGAAGCCTCCTGGCCGATCCCGGACCGGCGCGAGACGGCCTTCTATCTGGGCGCCGACGGCGGTCTGCGCACCGACAAGCCGTCGGCCGATATCGCGCCGCTCAGCTACGACTTCGACCCGTCCGATCCGGTCCCGACCATCGGTGGTGCGGTCACCTCGGGCGAGCCGCTGATGCGCGGCGGCGGTTTTGACCAGCGCGAAACCGAGGACGTCTACGGCGCCCGCGAACCGTTCCTGCCGCTGGAGGCGCGTCCCGACGTGCTGGTCTTCCAGACCGAACCCCTTAAGGAGGATGTCGAGGTCACCGGCGCGATCACCGCCGAGCTGTGGATCTCGTCCGACGCGGTCGACACAGACTTCGTCGTCAAGCTGATCGACCTCTATCCGCCCAGCGAGGACTACCCGGCCGGCTACGCCCTGAACCTGACCGACGGCATCCTCCGCTGCCGCTATCGCGACAGCTGGGAGAAGCCGGAGATGATGACGCCGGGCCAGGTCTACCGGATCAAGGTCGAGGCCTTCCCGACCTCGAACCTGTTCAAGAAGGGCCACCGGATCCGGCTGGACGTGTCGTCCAGCAACTTTCCGAAGTTCGACGTCAATCCCAACACCGGCGCGCCCGAGGGCGTGGGCCTGACCCGCAAGGTCGCCCGCAACACCGTGCACGTCGACGCCACGCGGCCCTCGCATGTGGTGCTGCCGATCATCCCGAGGCGCGCATGA